One Methanomassiliicoccales archaeon genomic region harbors:
- the hypE gene encoding hydrogenase expression/formation protein HypE, with protein sequence MNKVIMGHGAGGELMQELINNHIVPHFPDFSAEIPLRSFDDSAIINDIVFTTDAHTVKPIFFPGGDIGALAFCGTINDISVMGARPLAVSCAAVLEEGLDIDVLEKIMESMGKYSEMTKIPIVTGDTKVVEKGAVDEIILTTSAIGLESRYLTHNYEVASSSRKVKRKWLSDDNIAEGDIIIVSGTMGDHGIAILSSREGYGFETDIKSDVAPLIDLVDSILNVGGAVAMKDPTRGGLANTLNEWADKSNIGIEIDEHKIPISEPVRNACELLGLDPLTIGNEGKLVVAAVPEMANDILDIIRESPFGKDAEIIGRATSKYKKVVMKTLVGGKRILERPVGDPVPRIC encoded by the coding sequence ATGAACAAGGTCATAATGGGACATGGAGCGGGTGGCGAATTGATGCAGGAACTCATTAACAACCATATCGTGCCGCATTTTCCAGATTTTTCTGCGGAAATACCGCTCAGATCTTTTGATGATTCTGCTATTATTAATGACATCGTATTCACGACAGACGCTCACACCGTCAAGCCAATATTCTTTCCAGGCGGGGATATTGGCGCGCTCGCATTTTGCGGCACGATTAATGATATTTCAGTCATGGGAGCGAGACCGTTGGCGGTTTCGTGCGCAGCAGTGCTAGAAGAAGGACTAGACATAGATGTCTTAGAGAAAATAATGGAAAGTATGGGAAAATATTCTGAGATGACGAAAATTCCGATCGTTACAGGGGACACAAAAGTTGTTGAAAAGGGTGCGGTAGACGAAATTATTCTTACCACCTCAGCAATTGGTCTGGAAAGCAGATACCTTACGCATAATTATGAAGTTGCGTCTAGTTCCAGAAAGGTCAAGAGAAAATGGCTATCAGACGACAATATTGCTGAGGGAGATATTATAATCGTATCAGGAACTATGGGGGACCATGGTATTGCGATCCTTTCATCCCGGGAGGGTTATGGCTTTGAAACTGATATCAAAAGCGACGTCGCGCCATTAATTGATCTCGTCGATAGCATTCTCAATGTCGGAGGGGCCGTAGCAATGAAAGATCCCACACGAGGAGGGTTGGCTAATACATTGAATGAATGGGCCGATAAATCGAATATAGGCATCGAAATTGATGAGCATAAAATACCCATATCAGAGCCAGTTCGAAATGCCTGTGAACTTCTCGGCCTTGATCCGCTGACTATTGGAAATGAAGGGAAACTCGTCGTGGCAGCTGTTCCAGAGATGGCCAACGATATTCTTGATATTATCAGGGAATCACCGTTTGGAAAAGATGCAGAGATCATTGGTCGTGCAACCTCGAAATACAAGAAAGTAGTCATGAAAACGTTAGTTGGAGGGAAAAGAATTCTTGAAAGACCTGTTGGTGATCCCGTTCCGAGGATATGCTAA